Below is a genomic region from Mesorhizobium sp..
CTGCCGAACCCGCCGCAACGCCCGCGCAAGCAAGTCCGGCGATGATGGCGCCATGCGAATCCCGGCCGCCGTCCTCGTTGCGCTTGCCTTGTGCTCCCCCGCCCATGCCGAGGGCGGCATGACCTTCTACATGAAGAACGACACGCCGCGCGCCATGGTGCTGGAACTGCACGGCGACAGCCAGGTGTGGCCGGGCGAGGGCCGGGTCTACCTGCTCGAGCCCGGCGAGCGGAAGTCGCAGATGATCGATTGCCGCGAGGGCGAAAACATCTGCTACGGCGCCTGGGTCAACGGCGACGACCGCATCTCCTACGGCGTCGGGCCGGACGGAGATCGCGCCTGCCGCTCCTGCTGCTTCGTCTGCGTGGCCAAGACCACGACGACCATCGACATGCCGCGCTAGCGGACGTATCACTCCGGCGGCTCAGGACCGGAGGAAGGCATGGCGGGTCTCTATTTCGACGAACTCGAGGTCGGGCAGATCTTCCGCCACGAGATCCGCCGCACCATCACCGAGGCGGACAATGTCTGGTTCTCGGCCATCACCCACAATCCGGCCTATCTCCACCTCGACGAGGAATATTGCCGCACCGAGACCGAGTTCGGCACGCGCATCGTCAATTCCTGCTTCACGCTGTCGCTGATGGTCGGCATCTCGGTCGGCGAGACGACGCTCGGCACGGCCATCGCCAATCTCGGCTGGGACGAGGTGCGCTTTCCGAAGCCCGTGTTCCACGGCGACACGATCCGGGTGGAGACGGAAGTCGCCGAACTCAGGGCCTCGAAGTCGCGGCCCGACCAGGGCATCGTCACCTTCATCCACCGCGCCTACAACCAGAAGAACGAGCTCGTCGCCTCGTGCCGACGCGCCGGGCTGCAGAAGAAGAGGCCGGCATGATCCCGCGCTCGCTGCTCTTCGTGCCTGCCGATTCGGAGAGGAAGCTCGCCAAGGGCCTGTCCTCCGGCGCCGACGCGCTGATCCTCGACCTCGAGGATTCGGTCTCGCCCGAGCGCAAGGCCGTGGCGCGCGAAATGGCCGCTTCCTTCCTTCGGGACAACCGAGGTGCCGGTCCGGCGCTGTGGGTGCGCATCAACCCCTTGCCGCAGGGCGGGCTCGACGACCTCGTCGCGATCGTGCGCGCCGCCCCCGCCGGGCTGGTCATCCCCAAGCCCGACGGCCCGTCCGACCTCGTCGCGCTCGGCCTGATGCTCGACGCGCTGGAGGCGCGCGACGGCGTCGAGACCAGGATCCCGCTCATCCCCATCGCCACCGAGACGCCGAAGGCGGTGCTGTCGCTCGGCGCCTATGCGCAGGTCTCCGTGCCGCGACTCGCCGGCATCACCTGGGGCGCGGAGGATCTGGCGGCCGCGCTCGGCGCGCGGGCGAACCGCGGGCCCGACGGCGGGCTCGACCTCACCTATCGGCTGGCCCGCTCCTCCTGCCTGCTCGCCGCGAAAGCCGCGGGCGTCGCGGCCATCGACACGGTCTGGACCGACTTCTCCGACGCGGCGGGGTTCGCGGCCGATTGCGCGGCGGCCGCGCGGGAGGGGTTTTCGGGGCGAATGGCCATCCACCCCAACCAGGTCGCCGTCATCAACGCCGCCTTCACCCCCTCGGCCGAGGAGGTCGCGCATGCGCGGCAGGTGGTCGAGGCCTTCGCCGCAGCACCCGGCGCCGGTGTCGTCAACCTCGGCGGAAAGATGCTCGACGTGCCGCATCTGAAGCAGGCCCGCGCGCTGTTGGAGCAGGCCGACGCGTCCGCGGCGCAGAGCATGTCTCCCGAAAGTGGGAACCGGTTTCGGGAAAAAGACATGCGACAAGAATCCTAGGCGGTGACGCCCGCCGCCTTCAGCCGGGCGATCTCGTCCGTCGCAAAGCCGTAGCTCGCCAGGATCTCCGCCGTGTCCGCCCCCGGTTCCGTCGCCGGATGCGCGATCTCGGACTGCGTGCGGCTGAAGCGCGGCGCGGGCGCGGTGTTGGTCACGCCGTCGACCGTCGGGTGGATCTTTCGCGCGGCCATGTGCGGATGCGCCTTCGCCTCGTCGAGGTGCAGCACCGGCGCGAAGCAGGCGTCTGTGCCTTCCAGCACCGCGCACCATTCGTCCCGCGTCTTCGCGGCGAAGACCTCCGCGAAGCGCGCCTTCAGCCTCGGCCAGCCTTTGGCATCGTACTGGTCCGGCAGGTCCTCGCCGGAGAGGCCCAGTTTGTCGATCAGCTCCGCGTAGAACTTCGGCTCCAGCGCGCCGATCGCCACGTGCCCGCCGTCGCTGGTCTCGTAGACGCCGTAGAACGGCGCGCCGCCGTCGAGCAGATTCGAGCCGCGCTTGGTCTGGAACGCACCCATCTGGCGGAAGGCGTGGAACATGGTCATCAGCCCGGCGGTGCCGTCGACGATCGCCGCGTCCACCACCTGTCCCCTGCCGGAGCGCAGCGCCTCGATATGGGCGGCGAGCACGCCCATTGCCAGATACATCGACCCGCCGCCGAAATCGCCGAGCAGGTTGAGCGGCGGCACCGGCGCTCCGCCGGCCGGGCCGATCGCGTGAAGCGCGCCGGTCAGCGCGATGTAGTTGATGTCGTGGCCGGCCGCCTTGGCCAGGGGCCCGTCCTGGCCCCAGCCGGTCATGCGGCCGTAGACGAGGCGCGGATTGGCGGCGAGGCAGACGTCCGGCCCGAGGCCGAGCTTCTCCATCACGCCGGGGCGAAAGCCCTCGATCAGAATGTCGGCTTCCCCGGCCAGCCGCAGCACCGTCGCCACGCCTTCCGGCGATTTCAGGTCGACGGCGAGCGACCGCTTGTTGCGGTTGAACAGGTCGTAGCGGACCGGGATCGTGACGCCGAGGCCGGACGGCGCGAGCCGGTCGACCCGGACGACGTCGGCACCCATATCGGCGAGCAGCATGCCGCAAAACGGGCCCGGGCCGATGCCCGCCATCTCGATGATGCGGATGCCCGCCAGCGGTCCCATAGCCCCTCCCTGTCATTGTTCTTTGTCTCGAACTGGTGCGGGAAAAGGCCGGCGAAGGCAAGTCGGGGCGGGCCAGCCGCGGGCTATTGATCCGTGTCAAGGTGACCCGCCGGGCCCGACCTATGGTCGGGGCGGCGCATCGAAGGACACATCACATGCGGAATTTCAAACGCGCGTTCTGGGCCGCGCTGGCCGTCCTGGCACTGCTCTGGCTGGTCGCGGAGCCGACGGTGTTCCGATCGTCCGGCTTGTTCGAACTGCGCAGTTCGATGGTGCAGCTGACCGGCGTCCTGGCGATCGGTTGCATGAGCCTGGCAATGGTCCTGGCGCTGCGGCCGCGCTGGCCGGAAGTCTGGCTCGGCGGGCTCGACAAGATGTACCGCCTGCACAAATGGCTTGGCATCGCCGCACTTGTCTTCGCCGTTACGCACTGGCTTTGGTCACAGGCGCCGAAATGGGCGGTCGGCTGGGGCTTGATCGAACGGCCGGTGCGGGGCGAGAGACCGCCGATCGCGGATCCGGTCGAAGCTTTCTTGATGAACCAGCGCGGTATCGCCGAGGGCCTCGGCGAGTGGGCCTTCTACGCCGCGGTCGTGCTGATCGTTCTGGCGCTCATCCAGCGCTTTCCCTATCGGCTGTTTTTCAAGACGCACCGTCTGCTGGCGGTTGTCTATCTGGTGCTGGCCTTCCACACGGTCGTGCTGATCAAGTTCGACTACTGGGCCTCGCCGATCAGCTGGCTGGTGGCTTTGATGGTCGCCGCTGGCGCGTGGGCGGCAGTGGTCGTCCTCTTGCGGCGCGTCGGTGCCGGACGCCAGGTCGAAGGGACGATCGCCGCGCTGCATTTCTTCCCGGGGGTCAGAGCTCTCGAGACCGAGATCGAGGTGCCGCGAGGCTGGCCGGGGCACAAGGCCGGGCAATTCGCTTTCGCCATGTCCGACACATCCGAAGGCGCGCATCCCTATACCATCGCCTCGGGATGGCGCGCCGACGACCCCAAGATCACCTTCATCACCAAGGAGCTCGGCGACCACACCAGCCGCCTGCGCGACAAGCTGCGCGTCGGCCAGAAGGTCAGGATCGAAGGGCCCTACGGCTGCTTTACCTTCGACGACGACTGTCCACAGCAGATCTGGGTCGGCGGCGGCATCGGCGTCACGCCCCTCGTCGCCCGCATGAAGCATATGGCCCTTCAGAAGGACGCGCCCGACTGGCCAGCGTCGCAACAGGTCGACGTTTTCCACACGACCATGGACGTCGATGAAGAAGCTCTCCGCAAGCTCGCCACCGACGCGGAGAGCGCGAACGTCCGGCTGCATGGCTCGTCGATGCGCGCGACGGCCGACTCACCGGCGAGCGCATCCGCGCGACCGTGCCGCAATGGCGCGAGGCGAGTATCTGGTTCTGCGGCCCGACCGGCTTCGGCGAGGCGCTGAAGCGGGATTTCGCCGCGCAGGGCTTTCCGGTGGAACAGCGTTTCCACCAGGAACTGTTCGCGTTGCGGTAGGGCGGACCTTCGTCCGGTGACAACGGCACCGAGCGCGTTGTCATTCAACGCGTGCTCATGACAAGTGGGCGCCTGTCGCGGACATAGCCAGAGTCAGACGTCTCCCAAAGCGTTTTGTCGCCCTCGCCGGCGCAGCACACAATGAAAAGCCGGCAGATGCGGTGATTCTCATACAATGTTGCTTTCTTGCAGATGCCTAGTCGCATGAAAGCCAAGGTCCAAGTGCGGTAGCGTTCGATCGGATTGTTTCCGATTATTGCTGAGAAGGACAAATTTGCAACTGAACATTGCTACACCCGCTGCAGCAAACTTCCGTTGCAAAAATGTCCGGTGATTCAGCCCGGCGGAATTATATAAGCCGGGTGATGAGAAGCAGCCGGACCGCATGAGTGGCCAGATTCATATTCTGATCGTCGACGACGATCCCGAAATACGATCGCTGCTGGCCCGATATCTCGGCGGCCAGGGCTTTCGCGTGTCCGCGGCCTCGAACCGTGCGGAATGCGAGAGCCGGCTGACCATCAGTGAGCCCGATCTGGTCGTGCTCGACGTCATGTTGCCTGATGGTTCGGGCCTCGATATCTGCCGCGGCCTGCAGGAGCGCCGTCCGCGCACCCCGGTGATCCTGCTGACCGCGCTCAAGGAAGATGTCGACCGTATCGTAGGGCTCGAGATCGGCGCCGACGACTACCTCGGCAAGCCGTTCAATCCGCGCGAATTGGTCGCCCGGATCAGGGCCGTGCTGCGTCGCCTGGGCCACGAGGACCAACTGGCGTCCGAGGCCAGAACCTACAGCTTCGGCGCATTCGAAGTCGATCCGCAGTTGCGTCGCATCGTGCGGGAGAGCGGAACCCCTGTTGATCTGACCGGTGCCGAGTTTGATCTTCTCAACGCTTTTCTCGAACGCCCGGGCAGGCTGCTGTCCCGCGACCAGTTGCTTGATCTGACCCAAGGTCGCAGCCGCGATCCGCTGGATCGATCCATCGACGTGCTGATGAGCCGGCTGCGGCGCAAGCTCGGCGAAAACGATACCGATCCGATCTTCAAGACGGTGCGCAACGGCGGGTACCAGCTTACCGTGCCGGTGAGGACGCAGGCCTCGCGATGAAGTCGCTGCGCAACCGACTCGTCCTGCTCCTGATCGTCGCCATCGTTTCGGTCGTCGGCCTCGCCACCTTTGCCGCGAGCCGCGTCCTGCAGCCTCCTCCTCCGGAAGCGACGACGGAGCCGGTGGCGCATCAGCTCCATTTCCTGGCCGACCTGGTGGAACGAAACCGGCAGGTCGCGGTCGCAGCCGGCATCAGGCTGCAGGACAAGCCGGCTGCGGGAACGGAGATGCCAATCATGGCCCAGTTCCTCGGCGCCGCGATGGGGCGGACGGGCAAGGCGATGACTACCGTGGTCACCCAGGTTCCCGGGTCGTCGCTCATCGTCGCATCGGTCAAGCTCGACTCCGGGGAATGGGTGGTGAGCGAGATACCGGATTTCAGGCCGGCGCCGGGCGGATTGCGGGCGCTGGCGGGCTGGATCGTTCTGATCGTTCTCGGCAGCACGGCAATCTCCATCTTCGCCGCTTCCAAGATCATCAAGCCGCTGCAATTGCTGGAAGATGCGATCGGACGCATCGGAGCCGACGGGATGCTTCCCCCGATCCCCGAAAGTGGCTCCGGAGAGGTGCGCGTTACCGCGCATGCACTCAATACCCTCTCGAGTCGGCTCAAGTCGGCGATGGAAAGCCGGATGCGGCTGGTCGCGGCGGCGGGACACGACCTGCGCACGCCGATGACGCGGATGCGGCTGCGGGCCGAGTTCATTCCAGACGATGCGGAGCGCGTGAAATGGTTTGGGGACCTCGAGGAGCTCGATGCGATCGCCGATAGCGCGATCAGGCTCGTCCGGGAGGAGGTCGGCAATGACAGCCGCCAGACGGTTCGTCTCGGCAAGTTGGTTCATGAGGTCGCCGAAGAACTGATCCAGCTCGGATACGCGGTCACCCCACCGGCGCCGATATCACTGCCCATCGAGGCCGGTCCTCTCGCGCTCAAGCGGGCGCTTCGCAACCTCATCATCAATGCCGCGACCCACGGCCGGAGCGCCCGGCTCAGTCTCGACCAGGATGACGGCTTCGCCATCGTGACGATTCGAGACGAGGGGCCGGGTATTCCGGAGGAGATGATCGAACACGTCTTTGAGCCCTTTTTTCGTGTCGATGCCGCCCGGCGCAAGACGATGCCCGGGGCGGGCCTCGGCCTCGCCATCGCCAAGGAGATCATCGAGCGATTCGGCGGAAGCATCGCGATCGCGAACAGCAAGAGGCCGAGAGGCCTCATCCAGATTGTCAGGATACCCCTCGCCCGCGGCGAGGAAGCCCGTCCACCCGCTATCGAGCCAGGAGAAGCCCTGAGATGACAGACCAAGTCGCCAAGAACAACGAGACCGTCAGCGTCTCACTAACCTGCGATATCGTCGCGGCCTATGTCGCGAACAACTCCGTGCCGCGCTCCAACCTCACGGCGCTGATCGCCGACGTCCACGCCGCGCTCGATCGGCTGCGGTCAAGCAAGCCGGGCGAAGGGGAAAAGAAGCTGGTTCCGTCCGTACCGATCAAGAAGTCGGTCTCGGACGACTACATCGTCTGTCTGGAGGACGGCAAGAAGTTCAAGTCGTTGAAGCGCCATCTCATCACCCGCTACGGCCTGACGCCCGACGAATACCGCGCCAGGTGGGATCTCCCCGCGAATTATCCGATGGTGGCTCCCGCCTTTGCCGCCGCGCGATCCGCACTCGCCAGGAGCATGGGGCTCGGGCGCAAGCCCGCTGAGCAGACAGTCGCGAGCGAGAGCGTCTCCACGCGGGGCAAGCGCAAAGTCGTGCCCGGTTGAAAAGCGCGCTGCAGTCTACGCCCCTTCGTATGTGACAACCGCATTTCGGCTATCGGACCAAGCGGACCTTTACCCGCGCCGTGCGCCGCCGATGGCGGCGGCGATCGGAGGGCAGGTCAGATCGGTGCACGCGTTTCGGCAAATGCTGTGAAGCCGCCGCGCGTCTTCCAGCGGCGAGCGGTCGTTAGCGACCGGCTGAACCTTTGCGTCTCCTATCCACGCGTAGCGTACCCGACCCTTGCAAGGCATGGGCTGGCGAGAACGGCAAACAGGTTGTGTGCCGCCGACGTCCTCGTCGCCGGCGCAGCGAGTCCGATTGCCGTGAAAATCTCTTCGCAAAGCTCAGAGACGATTCGTTGCACAGTTTCAATGTTTGGAAACATTCAGCAATGTTCACGGCCAATTCTTACACAACTATTTGAATAATAATGATATTAACTTTTGCGTAGGAGGCTCCGAGATAGACAAGTGCCTTGTATATGACACGCATGCGTAGATATCTCGGATCACTTCTTCGACAACTGAGAGATTCAGGCTTTCCTGGAGTGCCTGCGCCAGTGTTGGATTTCGGCCAGGCAAATGCGGAGAGTGTCAATAGCCATGTTCTGACGAGCGGGCACTCTGCCGATCTCTGTCGACCAGGCTCCGATTGGAGCATTTCCATACAAGACGGGCTTCGGCGGATGATTGTATACAAAGCCTGGGACCGGCGATGCCGCGCCGGGAGGATAGGGTGCGGACGTGGGTTGGGTTGCAGTATCCAGTGAACACATTTGTATGGATTTGAGATGAAGATCGGATATGCGCGCGTTTCCACGGTAGAGCAGAATCTGGACTTGCAGGTACAGGCACTTCGGCGTGCCGGATGCGTCAGGATTTTTCATGACTTCGGCCTGTCAGGCGGAGAGTTCGACCGGCCTGGCCTGTCGGAGGCCTTGTCGTCGATTCGGCCAGGCGGCACCTTGGTTGTCTGGCGGCTGGACAGGCTGGGCCGCTCTCTCCCGCGCCTGATCCAGTTCATCGATCACCTTGGCCAGCGCGGCGCGGAGTTTCAGTCCGTCACCGAGAATATCGACACGACGACCTCCGGCGGCCGCCTCGTATTCCACATCCTGGGCGCACTCGCCGAATTCGAAAGGGCCCTGATCAGCGAGCGCACACGCGCCGGAATGGCGGCGGCCCGTTTTCGCGGGAGCCATCTTGGCCGCAAGCCGTCCTTGACGCAGCAGCAGGTTCAGGAAGCCATGCAACTGATCTCATCGGGCAATCCGACCGACGCGGTCGCCCGGGCCAACAGCATCACGACCAGGACGCTGCGGCGCCATATCCGCAAGCTGATGGAAGTCGACGCCTTGGCGAAAGACGGAGTGGTCGGCGGCTGAACCGGTCCCTCGCCCGCCCCGAGGGGCTGCATCAGCAGCGGCGGCGCCGCGATCGGCGCAGAAGTAGAGGGCATTGAAGAACGCGAAAGCCGCCGCCATCGCCGTGGTTCTGAGCGGGTAGTCGACGCCCGAGTGGACCAGAACGACGCAAATGGACAGGAAGGACAGCCGCTGCGGGGCATTGCTCCCGCATGCCACGAACCGGGTCAGAAGCCAGCCCAGGCAGAGAGCCACGATGATAAAGCCGATCACGCCCCCCTCCAGCATGATCTCCAGATAGTCGTTGTGGGCGTGGTTGACATAAGCGGCATAGACGTCTTCCAGCCGTTCGTAGTGCGGATAGACGAGGTCGAAGGATCCGTATCCGGTTCCGAGAAGCCAGTTGTCGCCGATCCCCCGCAGGGTCGTGCGCAGGAAATCCCCCCGATCCGGTGTCGGCCCGGGATCGTTCCCCTCGAGTCCCAAGAACCTGCCGTACGCGTAGACGGTTGCGAGAGCGAGCAAGCCGAACGCTACGAGATTTCCGATGGGCGTGCGCCAGACGAGCAGGAAGGCCGAGATGGCGACCACGGCCGCGCCGATCAGGATTCCGGCCCTCGAGCCGATCGCAACCAGCGCCGCGAGGAGGAGTGCCGTCAGGAAGGCAGAAAGATATATCCGCCTGGATCGGAAGCCATAGTAGACGACCAGCGGAATACCGGAGCAAAACAGCGTCGCGAGATGATTGTCGTTGGCGAAGAGACCGGCGCCGGACGCATATCCGAAATGCCCGCCGACACCGGCGGAATTCAAGGTCAACGCTGAAAGATTGGCGATCACACCCGCAATGAGAAAGGGCAGCAGGGAGTGTATTTCGTCGGTCGACAGTTTCGAGAAGGCGATGAAGAGATAAATGGAGCTGAGACTTGCGGCCAAGCTCGCTATCGTCCGCGACGTCGTCAGGCTGATCGTCGAATGCGTGTTCGCCATGCCGAGTTCGGCAAGATGCGGAAGGAATGCATCCGGCCGCAATTCGCTGACGAGGCGGGTCGGCAGAGGAATGACCTGCGCCAGTCCCGCGCCCGCCACCAGCGCAAACAGCATCCACCCGGGCGATGAAGCCGGCCGGTGCCACAGCCTCACGATCGTGTACGTCGCAGCGGCGATGACGAGGATCTGCAATACCGCGTCGATTGCCTGTCCGCTGGCGGTCCCCCCGCCCAGGGTCAAGCAGGCGAGCATGACGGCACCCAGCAGATAGCGGCATTCGATGGCGGCGTGGGGCATCAGGAGCTTTCGACGATCATGACGCTGTCGAATGTCACCACGCCGCCGTATCGGTCGTTCCAGTTCTCCGCAATCGCATTCGTCGACAGGTGAAGGAGCTGCAGCAGACAGGCGTCGGGAACGGTCAGATCGGCGTCGAGCTCGGCGTCCCGGTAGGTCCCGTTCTTCATGGCCACTTGGGTGAACAGCGTGCCGGAGTCGGCGCAGCGAACGTTCCAGAACAGCCCCTTGGGGAGGATCGCCGCCGCCGCCGAGACGCGCAGTCGGAGCGAGTATCGCCCGGCGGGCAAATGCAGATACTGCCGGACCCGGATGTCCCGGACAGGAGCCTGCTGGAACTCCAGTCTCAGTCCCGCGTCCTTGCCGCCAGCGTCCGCACCCGGATAGGAGAATCCGATCCCGGGATGGCTGCGCACCTGCCAGTCGAACGGGCGCCCGGTCGGCGGTAGCCGGAACCGTCCGTTGTAGACGAATCCGGCTTGCTCCTGCTGCACGGGCGACAACGTCAGGAGAAAGGTGCGGTAGGCGAGCTCGTATCGATCGACATTGATCAGGCCATTGAGCACGTTCGAGATCTCTCCGACCTTGAGGGTCGGCATCTCGGCGGCGAGATCCTGGAGGAGCTGCGCCGAAAAGCCCAGCGTCTCCTCGCTGCCGGCAAGTCGGCTGATCAGCGTCGTCCGCCAGGGTGGCTGGGCCGCGATGCGTCGGACCAGCATCTCGTATGGCTCAGGTTCCGCGAAGACCTGCGCGATCAAGGGCGCCAACGCGCCGATCCGATCGGGCCATCGCCGGAACAGCGCGTCGATCCGCTGCAGTGTCTCGTATGCGTTTCCTGTCAGGACCGCCCGGTACAATCGCCATTCGAGCGCATGGACCTCCGTCCGTGCCAATGCGAGTGCGTGCCCGAACGCCGCGAATGCGCGGTCGGATGCCCCCTTGCGCCTCTCCACCTCGCCGATGACGCTGTAGAGGCGCGCGTCGCCGGGATGGAGTGAGAGCAACCTTGTTGCACGGTGCGCGATGTCGCCAAGCTCGCCGGCGGAGGCACCCTGCGCGAACCGCCTCGAGGCGCCGTTCAGGAAAGCCTCGACGTTGGGCGGAAAGAACTTGAGCGCCAGATCGGGATGGTCCAACTCAAGATGCCGACTTAACCCGATCGACGAAATTGCCAACACGGCGACGAAGGCTGGAAGTGACAGAATCGAAGGTCCAATTCGAAACATGCCTGTGCCCTTCCTTGCTCTCCGCCGCGCCGGCCAGTTGCAGGGCAGGTTCGGCATAGGTGTAGTATCTGTAGCGAAGATGTCCGTATGTATAGTTATAGTCGTACTTGCTGACAGAAAACATCGTCATGGCAACGCCGACAACATTGGCCCCGGCTGATTTGAGGCGCTTCAACGCCATGATCGCGGCCTTCCGCGTCACCTTGTTCGTGGAAACGATAAGCAGCGTCGCCTCGGTCAGCCGGCTCAGAATGGGAACATCGGCAATCCCGATGACCGGTGGCGCATCGATGATGATCATGTCGTAGCGCTTTCGAAGGCTCGACACGATCAGGCTCATTCGAGCGGACGAGAGCAGATCGGCCGGATTTGGCGGAACGGTGCCCGCGGACATGAAGAAGACATTCGGCGCCTTGCTCTGCCGGATGAGTCGCGGCAGATCGTCCTTGCGCGCGGTGTTCGTCAACAAGTTGCTCAAGCCGATCGCATTGTCTTCATTGAATCGCCGGTGGATGCTGGGCCTGCGCATGTCGGCGTCGATGATCAGGACCTTTGCTCCGAGCGAGGCGAAATCCTCCGCCAGCTTGATGACCGTGGTCGACTTGCCTTCGGACGATTCCGCGCTCGTCACCAGCAGTGTGCCCGGCGCTCCGTTGACGCCGGAAAATTGCAGCGACGTTCGCAGCGACCTGTAAGCTTCCGAAAGAGCCGATTTCGGATTGGCCAGTTGCGGCCCCAGATCGCTTTCGTCGACGAGCGGAAGAATGCCCAGGATGGGCAACCCCAATTCGCTTTCGGCCTGATCTGGATTGCCGAAGGCATTGTTCACCAGTTCGAAGATGTAGATCGCCGCGCCCGTCAGCACCAGGGCAATGACCAGGCCGATCGCCAGGTTGATCGACAGGCGCGGGGAATAGGGATCCGTCGGGA
It encodes:
- a CDS encoding ferric reductase-like transmembrane domain-containing protein, which translates into the protein MRNFKRAFWAALAVLALLWLVAEPTVFRSSGLFELRSSMVQLTGVLAIGCMSLAMVLALRPRWPEVWLGGLDKMYRLHKWLGIAALVFAVTHWLWSQAPKWAVGWGLIERPVRGERPPIADPVEAFLMNQRGIAEGLGEWAFYAAVVLIVLALIQRFPYRLFFKTHRLLAVVYLVLAFHTVVLIKFDYWASPISWLVALMVAAGAWAAVVVLLRRVGAGRQVEGTIAALHFFPGVRALETEIEVPRGWPGHKAGQFAFAMSDTSEGAHPYTIASGWRADDPKITFITKELGDHTSRLRDKLRVGQKVRIEGPYGCFTFDDDCPQQIWVGGGIGVTPLVARMKHMALQKDAPDWPASQQVDVFHTTMDVDEEALRKLATDAESANVRLHGSSMRATADSPASASARPCRNGARRVSGSAARPASARR
- a CDS encoding MaoC family dehydratase, with product MAGLYFDELEVGQIFRHEIRRTITEADNVWFSAITHNPAYLHLDEEYCRTETEFGTRIVNSCFTLSLMVGISVGETTLGTAIANLGWDEVRFPKPVFHGDTIRVETEVAELRASKSRPDQGIVTFIHRAYNQKNELVASCRRAGLQKKRPA
- a CDS encoding MucR family transcriptional regulator; protein product: MTDQVAKNNETVSVSLTCDIVAAYVANNSVPRSNLTALIADVHAALDRLRSSKPGEGEKKLVPSVPIKKSVSDDYIVCLEDGKKFKSLKRHLITRYGLTPDEYRARWDLPANYPMVAPAFAAARSALARSMGLGRKPAEQTVASESVSTRGKRKVVPG
- a CDS encoding CaiB/BaiF CoA-transferase family protein → MGPLAGIRIIEMAGIGPGPFCGMLLADMGADVVRVDRLAPSGLGVTIPVRYDLFNRNKRSLAVDLKSPEGVATVLRLAGEADILIEGFRPGVMEKLGLGPDVCLAANPRLVYGRMTGWGQDGPLAKAAGHDINYIALTGALHAIGPAGGAPVPPLNLLGDFGGGSMYLAMGVLAAHIEALRSGRGQVVDAAIVDGTAGLMTMFHAFRQMGAFQTKRGSNLLDGGAPFYGVYETSDGGHVAIGALEPKFYAELIDKLGLSGEDLPDQYDAKGWPRLKARFAEVFAAKTRDEWCAVLEGTDACFAPVLHLDEAKAHPHMAARKIHPTVDGVTNTAPAPRFSRTQSEIAHPATEPGADTAEILASYGFATDEIARLKAAGVTA
- a CDS encoding response regulator, with amino-acid sequence MSGQIHILIVDDDPEIRSLLARYLGGQGFRVSAASNRAECESRLTISEPDLVVLDVMLPDGSGLDICRGLQERRPRTPVILLTALKEDVDRIVGLEIGADDYLGKPFNPRELVARIRAVLRRLGHEDQLASEARTYSFGAFEVDPQLRRIVRESGTPVDLTGAEFDLLNAFLERPGRLLSRDQLLDLTQGRSRDPLDRSIDVLMSRLRRKLGENDTDPIFKTVRNGGYQLTVPVRTQASR
- a CDS encoding CoA ester lyase produces the protein MIPRSLLFVPADSERKLAKGLSSGADALILDLEDSVSPERKAVAREMAASFLRDNRGAGPALWVRINPLPQGGLDDLVAIVRAAPAGLVIPKPDGPSDLVALGLMLDALEARDGVETRIPLIPIATETPKAVLSLGAYAQVSVPRLAGITWGAEDLAAALGARANRGPDGGLDLTYRLARSSCLLAAKAAGVAAIDTVWTDFSDAAGFAADCAAAAREGFSGRMAIHPNQVAVINAAFTPSAEEVAHARQVVEAFAAAPGAGVVNLGGKMLDVPHLKQARALLEQADASAAQSMSPESGNRFREKDMRQES
- a CDS encoding ATP-binding protein, whose translation is MKSLRNRLVLLLIVAIVSVVGLATFAASRVLQPPPPEATTEPVAHQLHFLADLVERNRQVAVAAGIRLQDKPAAGTEMPIMAQFLGAAMGRTGKAMTTVVTQVPGSSLIVASVKLDSGEWVVSEIPDFRPAPGGLRALAGWIVLIVLGSTAISIFAASKIIKPLQLLEDAIGRIGADGMLPPIPESGSGEVRVTAHALNTLSSRLKSAMESRMRLVAAAGHDLRTPMTRMRLRAEFIPDDAERVKWFGDLEELDAIADSAIRLVREEVGNDSRQTVRLGKLVHEVAEELIQLGYAVTPPAPISLPIEAGPLALKRALRNLIINAATHGRSARLSLDQDDGFAIVTIRDEGPGIPEEMIEHVFEPFFRVDAARRKTMPGAGLGLAIAKEIIERFGGSIAIANSKRPRGLIQIVRIPLARGEEARPPAIEPGEALR
- a CDS encoding O-antigen ligase family protein — protein: MPHAAIECRYLLGAVMLACLTLGGGTASGQAIDAVLQILVIAAATYTIVRLWHRPASSPGWMLFALVAGAGLAQVIPLPTRLVSELRPDAFLPHLAELGMANTHSTISLTTSRTIASLAASLSSIYLFIAFSKLSTDEIHSLLPFLIAGVIANLSALTLNSAGVGGHFGYASGAGLFANDNHLATLFCSGIPLVVYYGFRSRRIYLSAFLTALLLAALVAIGSRAGILIGAAVVAISAFLLVWRTPIGNLVAFGLLALATVYAYGRFLGLEGNDPGPTPDRGDFLRTTLRGIGDNWLLGTGYGSFDLVYPHYERLEDVYAAYVNHAHNDYLEIMLEGGVIGFIIVALCLGWLLTRFVACGSNAPQRLSFLSICVVLVHSGVDYPLRTTAMAAAFAFFNALYFCADRGAAAADAAPRGGRGTGSAADHSVFRQGVDFHQLADMAPQRPGRDAVGPGDRVGRIAR